A window of the Cannabis sativa cultivar Pink pepper isolate KNU-18-1 chromosome X, ASM2916894v1, whole genome shotgun sequence genome harbors these coding sequences:
- the LOC133032767 gene encoding uncharacterized protein LOC133032767: MLRILSRRRLGISVLSYEIFGSNSNSYLGFLATNTTITATFSSSVTTVLKKSEKGNSSTSTVAYLVNSCGLSPESAIVASRKLKLKNPERADSVLAFFREHEFSDTQFSKIVRLRPRILSADPKKTFLPKFEFFYSKGYSKKDLASLIYADTRILYRSLDKNIAPIYNLLKSVLPNELLVYGSKHQRVSLLQNWKSVIANLGLSKDLGFTNIAFLLQNFPEILILKPERFSSIVDKVKDMGFCPKKFTFWFAVCTFSRKDFNRTWNRNCKAYMRFGWSEDDILNAFKRHPNCMAMSENKIEKTMDFLVNKMGWSSKNIVKCPVVLFYSFEKRILPRCSVVQVLLGKGLIKKDISFCGVIQSVESKFLKKYVTKYHEQVPTLLSVYKGNIDVKDE; the protein is encoded by the coding sequence ATGCTTCGTATTCTCAGTAGAAGAAGACTTGGAATTTCAGTACTCAGTTATGAAATTTTCGGGTCAAACTCGAATTCTTATTTGGGCTTTCTTGCTACTAATACTACTATTACTGCTACCTTCTCTTCATCTGTAACGACTGTTCTGAAAAAATCTGAAAAGGGTAATTCTTCTACTTCTACGGTAGCTTACCTTGTAAACTCATGTGGGTTGTCCCCAGAATCCGCCATTGTTGCTTCCCGCAAGTTAAAGCTCAAAAACCCAGAAAGAGCTGATTCTGTATTGGCATTCTTTAGAGAGCACGAATTCTCGGATACCCAGTTCTCAAAAATTGTTAGGTTACGGCCACGGATTCTTTCAGCGGATCCGAAGAAAACTTTCTTGCCAAAGTTTGAGTTTTTCTACTCAAAAGGGTATTCAAAGAAGGACCTGGCGAGTCTTATATATGCTGATACTCGTATTTTGTATAGAAGCTTGGATAAGAACATTGCACCTATTTATAACCTACTCAAGAGTGTTTTGCCTAATGAGCTTTTGGTCTATGGTTCGAAGCACCAAAGGGTATCCTTACTTCAAAATTGGAAATCTGTGATTGCCAATCTTGGGTTGTCGAAAGATTTAGGTTTCACTAATATTGCTTTTCTGTTGCAAAATTTTCCTGAGATTCTGATCCTGAAACCTGAAAGATTTAGTAGTATTGTGGATAAGGTTAAAGACATGGGATTTTGTCCAAAGAAATTCACTTTCTGGTTTGCAGTTTGCACTTTCTCTAGGAAGGATTTTAACAGAACTTGGAACAGGAATTGCAAGGCTTACATGAGGTTCGGTTGGTCTGAAGATGATATTCTAAATGCATTTAAGAGGCACCCGAATTGCATGGCTATGTCTGAAAATAAGATAGAGAAAACAATGGATTTTCTGGTAAACAAGATGGGGTGGTCCTCAAAAAATATTGTAAAGTGTCCGGTGGTTCTGTTTTACAGCTTTGAGAAGAGAATTCTACCCAGATGTTCTGTTGTTCAAGTTTTATTGGGAAAGGGATTGATCAAAAAAGATATCAGCTTTTGTGGTGTGATTCAAAGTGTTGAGTCAAAGTTCTTGAAGAAGTATGTGACCAAGTATCATGAGCAAGTTCCTACTCTTTTGAGTGTGTACAAAGGGAACATAGATGTTAAAGATGAATAA
- the LOC115723066 gene encoding peroxisomal ATPase PEX6 isoform X1 — protein MVGRRKPLVLASTKTLLNSLLTSSQLRDGDQPVHATMAPSSTSLKLPVGILRFPNSTTDVIDSKLASLDDSALIGVSTSVLKRLSVTSGSTVLVKNVENGKQRIAQTIVLDPPDKHRESSDGEEDSSQFSREMLIFPSCKFPETDPKCLDREVAYVSPMLVFNLDLHILCLKSLVQGGEETIASYFKEKKDDNVFKKGIDNSIIGIQLEPIHFKPRYASHLRVSFVRIPECGILESLKSSSSVEAEERQEIIDSALHKYFEVDRYLVKGDIFSVRINWDCKSAICVPCRRRFQSKTDDIIYFKVVAMEPSDEPILLVNRTQTALVLGGNAPSALPPDLLIAGYKGFAPLQEETVKLLASVLTPAICPSTLSSKFRVSVLLHGLAGCGKRTVVRYVASRLGLHVVEYSCHNLMAASERKTSATLAQAFNTAQRYSPTILLLRNFDVFRNLASQDGSPSDHVGIISEVASVIREFTEPISEDGDIDSEGKLNGDFNSSNSGTRQMHQVFLIAAADGSEGLPPIIRRCFSHEISMGPLTEEQRFTMLSQSLQSVTKLIPDINTEDFVKDIVGQTSGFMPRDMHALMADAGASLFSKVNTPIDPDESKKLSQSPKFQAEPGSESSESTTQVLGKENLMKALDRSKKRNASALGTPKVPNVKWEDVGGLEDVKKSILDTVQLPLLHKDLFSSGLRKRSGVLLYGPPGTGKTLLAKAVATECSLNFLSVKGPELINMYIGESEKNVRDIFQKARSARPCVIFFDELDSLAPARGASGDSGGVMDRVVSQMLAEIDGLNDSTQDLFIIGASNRPDLIDPALLRPGRFDKLLYIGVNSEASYRERVLKALTRKFKLHQDISLYTIAKKCPQNFTGADMYALCADAWFNAAKRKALSSDSDSSMDNQADSVVVEHEDFMEVLRDLSPSLSMAELKKYELLRDQFEGPSK, from the exons ATGGTGGGAAGAAGAAAGCCTTTGGTTCTCGCTTCAACCAAAACTCTTCTCAATTCTCTCCTCACTTCGTCGCAACTCCGCGATGGAGATCAGCCTGTACATGCCACTATGGCCCCTTCCAGCACTAGTTTGAAGTTGCCGGTTGGAATTCTCCGTTTTCCTAACTCCACTACCGACGTTATTGACTCAAAATTGGCTTCCCTAGATGACTCTGCTTTGATCGGCGTCTCCACTTCTGTACTCAAAAGACTCTCTGTAACTTCAGGCTCTACg GTGCTTGTAAAGAATGTTGAGAATGGGAAACAAAGAATTGCCCAGACCATTGTTCTTGATCCTCCTGACAAACACAGAGAATCTTCAGATGGtgaagaagattcttctcaATTTTCACGGGAAATGCTAATTTTTCCTTCTTGTAAATTTCCGGAAACTGACCCTAAGTGTTTGGACCGTGAAGTTGCGTATGTATCTCCTATGTTAGTATTCAATCTTGACTTGCATATATTGTGCTTGAAGTCTCTTGTTCAAGGAGGGGAAGAAACTATAGCATCTTACTTCAAAGAAAAAAAGGATGACAATGTTTTTAAGAAAGGTATTGACAATTCCATCATTGGTATACAGTTGGAACCAATTCATTTCAAGCCAAGATATGCTTCTCATTTGAGGGTTTCTTTTGTGAGAATACCTGAATGCGGTATACTTGAGTCTCTTAAAAGTAGTTCATCTGTTGAAGCTGAAGAGCGTCAAGAGATAATTGATTCAGCGTTACACAAATACTTTGAAGTAGATAGATATTTAGTCAAAGGTGATATTTTTAGTGTCCGTATTAATTGGGATTGCAAGTCAGCCATTTGTGTTCCATgcagacgaaggtttcaatctaAAACTGATGATATTATCTATTTCAAG GTTGTGGCTATGGAACCCTCTGATGAACCCATTTTGCTAGTTAATCGCACTCAAACTGCTCTTGTTCTTGGAGGGAACGCTCCTTCTGCTCTTCCTCCAGATTTGTTGATTGCTGGTTACAAAGGTTTTGCACCTTTGCAAGAAGAAACTGTGAAACTTTTGGCTTCTGTACTTACACCAGCTATTTGTCCATCCACACTTTCGTCAAAATTCAGAGTTTCTGTTCTATTGCATGGCTTGGCAG GGTGTGGGAAGAGAACTGTTGTTCGGTATGTTGCTAGTAGATTAGGCCTGCATGTAGTTGAATACAGCTGTCATAATCTCATGGCGGCATCTGAGAGAAAGACATCAGCTACTCTAGCTCAAGCTTTTAACACAGCTCAAAG ATACTCGCCCACAATACTTCTTCTTCGAAATTTTGATGTTTTCCGAAATCTGGCCTCTCAGGATGGTTCACCAAGCGATCATGTTGGTATAATTTCAGAAGTTGCTTCAGTTATCAGAGAATTCACTGAGCCAATTTCTGAAGATGGAGATATTGATTCTGAAGGAAAACTAAATGGTGATTTT AACTCAAGCAATAGTGGAACCAGACAGATGCATCAGGTGTTTTTAATTGCAGCTGCTGATGGATCTGAAGGTCTACCACCAATTATTAGGCGTTGCTTTAGCCATGAAATAAGCATGGGCCCTTTGACTGAAGAACAAAGATTTACAATGTTGTCACAATCGCTGCAAAGTGTAACTAAACTTATTCCTGAT ATAAATACGGAGGATTTTGTTAAGGACATAGTTGGACAAACATCTGGTTTCATGCCCAGAGATATGCATGCTTTAATGGCTGATGCTGGTGCTAGCTTGTTTTCCAAAGTCAATACTCCTATCGATCCAGATGAGTCCAAGAAATTAAGTCAGTCTCCAAAGTTTCAAGCAGAACCAGGCAGTGAGTCTAGTGAAAGTACAACTCAGGTTCTGGGGAAAGAAAACTTGATGAAAGCACTGGATCGGTCAAAGAAAAGGAATGCATCGGCATTGGGTACTCCAAAA GTCCCTAACGTGAAATGGGAAGATGTTGGTGGGCTTGAGGATGTGAAGAAGTCAATTCTGGATACAGTTCAG TTACCTCTATTGCACAAAGATTTGTTTTCATCTGGCTTACGCAAGCGCTCAGGTGTTCTTCTATATGGACCGCCTGGAACAGGAAAA ACTTTATTGGCAAAAGCTGTTGCAACTGAGTGCTCTCTGAACTTTCTCAGTGTAAAAGGACCTGAACTAATCAATATGTACATAGGAGAATCTGAGAAAAATGTTCGCGACATTTTTCAGAag GCTAGATCAGCACGCCCATGCGTTATCTTTTTTGATGAGCTTGATTCTCTTGCTCCAGCACGGGGTGCATCAGGGGACTCTGGGGGTGTTATGGACAGAGTTGTTTCTCAG ATGCTTGCAGAGATTGATGGCCTAAACGATTCAACACAG GATCTTTTCATAATAGGAGCTAGTAACAGACCAGATCTAATCGACCCGGCACTTCTACGGCCTGGCAGATTTGATAAGCTACTATATATTGGAGTAAATTCTGAAGCATCTTATCGAGAGAG GGTCCTCAAAGCACTGACCCGAAAGTTTAAATTGCACCAAGACATATCGTTATACACAATAGCAAAGAAGTGCCCCCAAAACTTCACTGGTGCCGACATGTATGCATTATGTGCAGATGCATGGTTTAATGCAGCAAAGCGCAAG GCTTTGAGTTCTGATTCTGATTCTTCCATGGATAATCAAGCTGATTCTGTTGTCGTTGAACATGAAGATTTTATGGAG GTATTGAGAGATCTTTCTCCTTCACTCTCCATGGCTGAACTTAAGAAATACGAGTTACTTCGAGATCAGTTCGAAGGGCCCTCAAAATAA
- the LOC115723066 gene encoding peroxisomal ATPase PEX6 isoform X2 has product MVGRRKPLVLASTKTLLNSLLTSSQLRDGDQPVHATMAPSSTSLKLPVGILRFPNSTTDVIDSKLASLDDSALIGVSTSVLKRLSVTSGSTVLVKNVENGKQRIAQTIVLDPPDKHRESSDGEEDSSQFSREMLIFPSCKFPETDPKCLDREVAYVSPMLVFNLDLHILCLKSLVQGGEETIASYFKEKKDDNVFKKGIDNSIIGIQLEPIHFKPRYASHLRVSFVRIPECGILESLKSSSSVEAEERQEIIDSALHKYFEVDRYLVKGDIFSVRINWDCKSAICVPCRRRFQSKTDDIIYFKVVAMEPSDEPILLVNRTQTALVLGGNAPSALPPDLLIAGYKGFAPLQEETVKLLASVLTPAICPSTLSSKFRVSVLLHGLAGCGKRTVVRYVASRLGLHVVEYSCHNLMAASERKTSATLAQAFNTAQRYSPTILLLRNFDVFRNLASQDGSPSDHVGIISEVASVIREFTEPISEDGDIDSEGKLNGDFNSSNSGTRQMHQVFLIAAADGSEGLPPIIRRCFSHEISMGPLTEEQRFTMLSQSLQSVTKLIPDINTEDFVKDIVGQTSGFMPRDMHALMADAGASLFSKVNTPIDPDESKKLSQSPKFQAEPGSESSESTTQVLGKENLMKALDRSKKRNASALGTPKVPNVKWEDVGGLEDVKKSILDTVQLPLLHKDLFSSGLRKRSGVLLYGPPGTGKTLLAKAVATECSLNFLSVKGPELINMYIGESEKNVRDIFQKARSARPCVIFFDELDSLAPARGASGDSGGVMDRVVSQRLMA; this is encoded by the exons ATGGTGGGAAGAAGAAAGCCTTTGGTTCTCGCTTCAACCAAAACTCTTCTCAATTCTCTCCTCACTTCGTCGCAACTCCGCGATGGAGATCAGCCTGTACATGCCACTATGGCCCCTTCCAGCACTAGTTTGAAGTTGCCGGTTGGAATTCTCCGTTTTCCTAACTCCACTACCGACGTTATTGACTCAAAATTGGCTTCCCTAGATGACTCTGCTTTGATCGGCGTCTCCACTTCTGTACTCAAAAGACTCTCTGTAACTTCAGGCTCTACg GTGCTTGTAAAGAATGTTGAGAATGGGAAACAAAGAATTGCCCAGACCATTGTTCTTGATCCTCCTGACAAACACAGAGAATCTTCAGATGGtgaagaagattcttctcaATTTTCACGGGAAATGCTAATTTTTCCTTCTTGTAAATTTCCGGAAACTGACCCTAAGTGTTTGGACCGTGAAGTTGCGTATGTATCTCCTATGTTAGTATTCAATCTTGACTTGCATATATTGTGCTTGAAGTCTCTTGTTCAAGGAGGGGAAGAAACTATAGCATCTTACTTCAAAGAAAAAAAGGATGACAATGTTTTTAAGAAAGGTATTGACAATTCCATCATTGGTATACAGTTGGAACCAATTCATTTCAAGCCAAGATATGCTTCTCATTTGAGGGTTTCTTTTGTGAGAATACCTGAATGCGGTATACTTGAGTCTCTTAAAAGTAGTTCATCTGTTGAAGCTGAAGAGCGTCAAGAGATAATTGATTCAGCGTTACACAAATACTTTGAAGTAGATAGATATTTAGTCAAAGGTGATATTTTTAGTGTCCGTATTAATTGGGATTGCAAGTCAGCCATTTGTGTTCCATgcagacgaaggtttcaatctaAAACTGATGATATTATCTATTTCAAG GTTGTGGCTATGGAACCCTCTGATGAACCCATTTTGCTAGTTAATCGCACTCAAACTGCTCTTGTTCTTGGAGGGAACGCTCCTTCTGCTCTTCCTCCAGATTTGTTGATTGCTGGTTACAAAGGTTTTGCACCTTTGCAAGAAGAAACTGTGAAACTTTTGGCTTCTGTACTTACACCAGCTATTTGTCCATCCACACTTTCGTCAAAATTCAGAGTTTCTGTTCTATTGCATGGCTTGGCAG GGTGTGGGAAGAGAACTGTTGTTCGGTATGTTGCTAGTAGATTAGGCCTGCATGTAGTTGAATACAGCTGTCATAATCTCATGGCGGCATCTGAGAGAAAGACATCAGCTACTCTAGCTCAAGCTTTTAACACAGCTCAAAG ATACTCGCCCACAATACTTCTTCTTCGAAATTTTGATGTTTTCCGAAATCTGGCCTCTCAGGATGGTTCACCAAGCGATCATGTTGGTATAATTTCAGAAGTTGCTTCAGTTATCAGAGAATTCACTGAGCCAATTTCTGAAGATGGAGATATTGATTCTGAAGGAAAACTAAATGGTGATTTT AACTCAAGCAATAGTGGAACCAGACAGATGCATCAGGTGTTTTTAATTGCAGCTGCTGATGGATCTGAAGGTCTACCACCAATTATTAGGCGTTGCTTTAGCCATGAAATAAGCATGGGCCCTTTGACTGAAGAACAAAGATTTACAATGTTGTCACAATCGCTGCAAAGTGTAACTAAACTTATTCCTGAT ATAAATACGGAGGATTTTGTTAAGGACATAGTTGGACAAACATCTGGTTTCATGCCCAGAGATATGCATGCTTTAATGGCTGATGCTGGTGCTAGCTTGTTTTCCAAAGTCAATACTCCTATCGATCCAGATGAGTCCAAGAAATTAAGTCAGTCTCCAAAGTTTCAAGCAGAACCAGGCAGTGAGTCTAGTGAAAGTACAACTCAGGTTCTGGGGAAAGAAAACTTGATGAAAGCACTGGATCGGTCAAAGAAAAGGAATGCATCGGCATTGGGTACTCCAAAA GTCCCTAACGTGAAATGGGAAGATGTTGGTGGGCTTGAGGATGTGAAGAAGTCAATTCTGGATACAGTTCAG TTACCTCTATTGCACAAAGATTTGTTTTCATCTGGCTTACGCAAGCGCTCAGGTGTTCTTCTATATGGACCGCCTGGAACAGGAAAA ACTTTATTGGCAAAAGCTGTTGCAACTGAGTGCTCTCTGAACTTTCTCAGTGTAAAAGGACCTGAACTAATCAATATGTACATAGGAGAATCTGAGAAAAATGTTCGCGACATTTTTCAGAag GCTAGATCAGCACGCCCATGCGTTATCTTTTTTGATGAGCTTGATTCTCTTGCTCCAGCACGGGGTGCATCAGGGGACTCTGGGGGTGTTATGGACAGAGTTGTTTCTCAG AGATTGATGGCCTAA